In the genome of Diaphorobacter sp. HDW4A, the window CAGCGCCTGGCCGAGCGCCTGCCAGCTCTGACGGTACGCGTTGTCCTCGATCACATTCATTGGGCTGCCATGCCCCAGGAACAGCACGGGCATGCGCGGCGATGCTTTGAGCGAGGCCAGTCCCGCAGCGGCAGCCAATTGATCAGGCGAATGGAAGTGGGTGGTGGTGTTCATGATGCTCTCCATATGAGGACAGATCAGCGCAAAGCAAATCCGAGAACAGTGCCGACAAAGATCGATACGCCCATCCAGTGGCTCTTGCTGAAGGCGGTGAAGCAACCCTCGCGCGTCCGGTTGCGGATCAGCGTGTAGTGCCAGACCATCTGCGCCGCAGCTGCCGCCATGCCAAGCCAGAACGGCCAGCCGAGGTGATAAGGCGCAATCGCCACGACCGTGAGACCCCAGCACAGTGCAAAGAACAGCATGATGCCTGCCACATCGAAGCGGCCCAACGTGATCGCCGACGTCTTCATGCCGATCTTGAGGTCGTCGTCGCGATCGACCATGGCGTATTCGGTGTCATAGGCCAGCACCATGAACATGTTGGCCGTCCAGAGCAGCCACGCAGTCAGCGGCACCTCGCCGACCACGGCGGCAAACGCGATCACGATACCGAAGTTGAAGGCGATGCCCAGAAACGCCTGCGGCATCGCGAAGAAGCGCTTGGTGAACGGATAGAGAATCGTGAACAGCACGGCCGGCACGGACCAAGCCACCGCCTCCCAACGCGTGGTGAGCACGAGACCCAGTGAGATGAGCGCGAGCACGGCGCCGAGCACCGACGCCTCGAACACCGACACCGCACCGCTCGTGATCGGGCGCGCCTGGGTGCGCTTGACGTGGCGGTCAAAGTCGCGGTCGGCGATGTCGTTGATGCAACAACCGGCGCTGCGCATGAGCACCGTTCCAAGCACGAAAACGATCAGCAGATGCCAACCCGGAAACCCATCCGCAGCCACCCACAACGCCACCAGCGTGGGCCAGACCAGCACCAACCAGCCTGCAGGACGATTGAAGCGCACTAAATCCAGATACAGGGACAGGCGTGAGCGAGGGGCAACGGCGGACATGCAGGTTTTGAGAATTCGGTGAATGAAATGCAGGTGCCGTCAAAGGATTGCGGCCCGACGTTTATACGCCATGCGGTGCCGCTGCGGCGTAGCAAGAGAAAGGTCTCCCCACGGCTTACTCTGATTGACCAGAAATGCGCGCACCAGAAACTAAAAAGGCGCTGATCTTTCGACCAGCGCCAATTTCATTCGCAGTGACTAATTCAATCGATCAGGACAAGCGGGTCACACCCGGCAGTTCGCAGGCGAACACGGCGTTGCGCAGTGCTGCAATGGCTTCGTAGCGGGTGAAACTGCGACGCCATGCGAGCACGACGCGACGCATTGGAGGGCCGCCGCCGTCTTCTTCCTTGATTGGCAGATAACGGATGTGGGCATCGTCGCTCTTGCGGCGGCGCGACGTGGTGATCAGCGCATCGCGCGGCACCGACAGGCGCGGCACCAGCGTCACGCCCATGCCGGCGGACACCATGTGCTTGATGGTCTCGAGCGACGAACCTTCGAACGTGCGGCGGATGCCTTCGGAGTTGCTCGCATAGCGCGCGAACTCTGGGCAGACTTCCAGCACATGATCGCGAAAGCAGTGACCTGCGCCCAGCAGCAGCATGGTTTCGTTCTTGAGTTCCGAAGCCGACACATAGGGCTTCTCTGCCAATGGATGGGTTGCGGGAACGGCCGCCATGAAAGGCTCGTCATACAGCGGAGCAAGCGCGAGGCCGGTGTCCGGGAAGGGTTCAGCCATGATGGCGCAGTCGATTTCGCCGGTACGCAGCATCTCCAGCAGTTTGGCCGTGAAGTTTTCCTGCAGCATCAGCGGCATCTGGGGTGTACGCGCAATCGCGTGACGCACCAGTTCGGGGAGGAGGTAGGGGCCAACGGTATAGATCACGCCGAGTGTCAGAGCACCAGCGAGAGGATCCTTGCCGCGCTTGGCGATTTCCTTGATTGCAGCGGCCTGTTCCAGGACGCTTTGCGCCTGGCGGACGATCTGTTCGCCCAACGGCGTGACGGACACATCACCGGCACTGCGCTCGAACAGTTTGATTTCCAGTTCGTCTTCCAGTTTCTTGACTGCGACAGACAAGGTGGGCTGGGAAACATAGCACGCGTCGGCCGCGCGACCAAAGTGCTTCTCCCGGGCTACTGCGACGATATATTTGAGTTCTGTAAGGGTCATGTGATTTCCTGCAAGGCCATACAACATTTTGCACTGCGGCGCTGCCGACAGTATCGTGTGCGCGAATTCCATGCAAACCGCAAAAACAATTAAGCAACTCCAAACAATTGGAATCCGCGGCTTTTTACATCTATCGGCACCGAAACAGTGCGCAACGATGGCTATTTAAAAAGACTCTCGTCGCTTTCGAAAAATATCAACTTCATACAAGTACCTGAAAACCCAAAACAGCGAAGCTGCCGACGAGGCTAGGCTTTCAAAAAATCCGATTTGCTTCCCAACCAACGAGCCACATGCCGCTCGGACAACACCGGATACTCGTCCAGCATTTGTGGCGCAGCATTGCGAGCCCAACTCAGTAACTCAGCATCGATAGACAAATCAGCAAATCGTAACAAGGCGTCACCAGATTGGCGTGCACCCAACAGTTCACCCGGTCCGCGAATCTCCAAGTCCCTTCTGGCTATCTCGAAACCATCATTGGTTTCCGCCATGGCCTTGAGCCTTTCCCGGGCCGTTTGCGCCAAACGTCCAGTTTCACCAGTTGAATAAAGTAACACACAAGCCGAAGCCGCCGCCCCCCGGCCCACACGGCCTCTGAGCTGATGCAGCTGGGAAAGCCCAAAACGCTCGGCATGTTCAATCACCATAAGCGATGCATTGGGCACGTCAACTCCCACCTCGATCACCGTGGTGCTGACCAACACGCTCATCGTACCGCCCTTGAATTCTCCCATCACGTTTTTCTTTTCAATAGCTGGCATTCGAGAATGCAATAGGCCGACCGCCACTCCCGGCAAGGCCTCGCTGAGATCGACATGCGTGGCCGTGGCGTTGGAGAGATCCAGCGCCTCGCTTTCCTCGATCAGCGGACACACCCAATACACCTGTCTTCCCGCAGCCACCTGCAGGGCGATGCGCTCGATCACCTGATCCTTGCGGCTATCGGAGATCACCTTGGTCACAATCGGCGTGCGCCCGGGAGGCAACTCGTCGATGGTGGACACATCAAGATCAGCAAAGTAGCTCATCGCCAAGGTCCTTGGAATAGGAGTTGCACTCATCATCAGCATGTGCGGCTCCATTCCCAGGTCCTTGAGTTTCTGTCTGAGCGCCAGTCGTTGAGCGACGCCAAAGCGGTGTTGCTCGTCAATGACCGCCAGTGCCAGATTCTTGAACTGCACCTGATCCTGAATGACCGCATGTGTACCAACAACAAGGGCCGCCTCGCCACTCTCAATCATTGAGAGCATTTGCATGCGCTCTTTCTTCTTCTGCCCGCCTGCCAGCCATGCGACGCGCTTGCCACGGCTCGCAAGCAACGGCTCGATCCAGCCGATGAGCTTGGAAAAATGCTGCTCGGCCAGGATTTCGGTCGGCGCCATGAGGGCGCACTGCCATCCTGCGTCCATACAGATCGCCGCAGCCATGGCGGCCACCACGGTCTTGCCCGACCCGACATCGCCCTGCAGCAGGCGATGCATCGGCGTGGCTTTGGCGAGATCGCCAAAGATTTCCTCACAGACACGGCGCTGTGCGGCGGTCAGGTCAAAGGGCAGGACGGCCTGAAGCCGCTCATGCAACGCGCTCGCATCCGGTGTCGGTATGAGCTGCGGCGAGCGCAGTCGTGCGCGCTCTCTTTTGGCCGTGAGCTGCGAAAGCTGCTGCGCGAGCAGTTCTTCGGCCTTCAGGCGCTGCCAAGCCGGATGCGTGTGGTCCTCCAGCGTGGTCAGCGCCACATCGGGCGTCGGGTGGTGCAGAAAGAACAGTGAATCCCTGAGGCTCCACAACGGCTCGAAGCCCTTGGCGCCGCGCAGCGCGACCGGCGCGGGCGGCAGATTGGGCCCTAGCGTCTCGGAGAGTTCCGCCCGGCGCAGCCCCCCCGCCACCGCACGGCGCAGATAGGCCTGGGGCAGCTGCGCAACCGTAGGGTAGACCGGCGTCAGCGCGGCGGGCAGTTCGCCCTCAGCCTTGCGGAACACCGGGTGCAGCATCTGCCGTCCCCAGAAGCCCCCCTTGACCTCACCGCGCGCGCGGATGCACTCACCTACGGCCATGGTTTTCTGGTGCGAAGGGTAGAAGCTGAAGAAACGCAGTTCGCACTCACCCGTTCCGTCGTCAAGCCGCACCACCAACTGGCGCCGCGGGCGCATCTGGATTTCGCTGGACACCACCACGCCCTCGACCTGCACCGACTCGCCATCGCGCGCGTTGCGGATCGGCGTGATGCGGGTTTCATCCTCATAGCGGTGCGGCAGGTGCAGCGCCAGATCGATGTCGCGCACCAGGCCGAGCTTGTGCATCGCCTTCTGGGGCACGCTCAGTTCGGCCTTTTTCGGACTAGAGGAAGAAGAGGGTGAGGAAGATGAAGCCGGCATGTCGGCGTGGATCGCTATCGGATTGAATGGGTTAGCGGAGGTGGGGGCAAAAGGCTATCACGTCTGCCACACGGTTTTCATGATACGACGCGCGTCGCACGCTGTTCGGCGAACAACTTGCTGCAATTCCGTTTCCAAACCTCGGCCATAGCGCGGGTTCTAAAATACGGGCCTCGCAAGTAGTCAGTTATCCCTTTGGAGCCGTTCAGGCCTGTCAAGCCCCGCTCCTTCCCGAGTTGAACGGTTCCCAGCCAGCCATGTCACATATCTCTTCCAGCAGCCTGCCCGCCGAAGCATCGGCCACGGCATCCCGTCGCGAATTCAACTTGAGCGACTTCGATTTCGATCTCCCCGAACCTCTGATTGCACAGCACCCGACCGCCGTACGCAGTGCCTCGCGCCTGCTCGATGGCCGCTTGGGCGAGCCCGTTGATCGCATCTTCAACGAGCTGCCCGACCTGCTCGCGCCCGGCGACCTGCTGGTCTTCAACGACACGCGCGTACTCAAGGCGCGCCTCTTCGGCGAAAAGGAAAGCGGCGGCAAGCTCGAAATCCTAGTCGAGCGCGTACTGCAGGACAACGAGGTCGTGGCTCACATGCGCGTGAGCAAAAAGCCGCTGATCGGCGGTCGCATGCATCTGTGCGGCGGCCTTGCGAATGGCGGTTTCGACGCCGTGCTGCTCGGTCGCTGGCCCGACGAGAACGGCCCGCTCTTTCACGTCGCCTTCACCGGCCCCAACGGCGAGACGCCCTACGAGCTGATGGAGCAGCACGGCCATCTGCCACTGCCGCCCTACATTGAACGCCATCAAAACACCGACGAAGATCCCGACGAGGCCGAAGACGCCGAGCGCTACCAGACCGTGTTCGCCGCCAACCCCGGCGCCGTGGCCGCACCGACGGCCGCGCTGCACTTTGACGAGTCTGTGCTTGAGCGACTGGCGGCGCGCGGCGTCGAACGCGCGAGCGTCACATTGCACGTGGGCGCGGGCACCTTCCAGCCGGTGAAGACCGAAAACCTCGCCGAACATGTGATGCACAGCGAGTGGTACAGCATCCCGATGAGCACGCTCGCGGCGCTCGAACGCACCCGTCAGCGCGGCGGCCGCATCGTGGCGGTGGGAACGACCACCGTGCGCACACTCGAATCCTGGGCCAAGTCGGGCAACCTGACAGGCGACACGAACATCTTCATCACCCCGGGTTTCGAATACCAGGTCGTGGACATGCTCGTCACCAACTTCCACCTACCCAAAAGCACGCTGATGATGCTGGTGAGCGCGTTCGCGGGCTACGAGCACATCATGAGTCTGTACAAGCACGCGATTGCGCAGCAGTACCGATTCTTCAGCTACGGCGATTCGATGCTGCTGGCGCGCAAGCGCGATTGAGGCGGAAAAATCAAACGCGCTTATCAAGCGGACTGCGCAAGCCCCAGATGCTCGCGCAGCGTCTGGCCCGTATAGTCACGGCGGAACTGCCCGCGCTCCTGCAGGATCGGGACGACCTCGCGCGTGAATTCTTCGAAGCCCGATGGAAAATAGGCCGGCATGATGTTGAAGCCATCAGCCGCGCCCTGATTCACCCAATGCTGCATATGGTCCGCAATCTGCTCGGCCGTGCCCGCGAACACCTGATGCCCTCGGCTGCTCGCGACATGGTGATAGAGCTCGCGCAATGTGAGCCGCTGTTCCTTCGCGATTTTGAGCAGCAGCTTGCGGCGACTGAATCCACCATCGCCCAGCGGCAGATCAGGCACCGGTGCGTCCAGATCAGCGCCGCTCAAATCGAAGTCCAGCTCCACCGACAGCATGTGGTGTGCCTTGCTCTGATCGGTGAATGACTGCAGCAGCGCGAGCTTGTCGCGCGCCTCGGCCGCCGTTCTGCCGACGATGGGCATGAGCCCCGGCATGACCTTCACCTGCGACGGATCTCTGCCCGCTTCGCCCACCTGCCGCTTCAGCTCCCCATAGAACTCCTGCGCCGCCGCCAGATCCTGCTGAGCGGTAAAGATCACCTCGCCATGGCGCGCGCCCAACCGCTGGCCCGGCCCCGACGATCCGGCCTGGATCAGCACTGGCTCGCCCTGTCTGCTGCGCGTGACGTTGAGCGGGCCCTTCACCTGAAAGTAGTAGCCCGCGTGATTGAGCTCGTGCAGCTTGTCGGTATCGATGTAGACACCACCCTCCTTGTCACGCACATAGGGATCCGCATCCCACGAACGCCATAGGCCCTTGACCAGCTGCACGAACTCCTCGGCAATCGCGTAGCGTTCGCTCGATTCCGGATGCAGCGTACGGCTGAAGTTGCCCGAGCCGTCCTGCACCGTAGTGACAATGTTCCAAGCAGCGCGGCCCTTGCTCAGCAGATCGACAGAGGCCAGCGAGCGCGCGAGGGTGAACGGATCGCTGTAGGTCGTCGAGGCTGTTGCAGCAAGTCCGATGCGGCTCGTCTGCACCGCCAGCGCCGAGAGCACGACCAACGGATCGGGCCGCGTGATCATCGAAGGATGCGCGTCCTTGCTGGTCACCAACCGGTCGCCAAAAAACACCATGTCGAACTTCGCAGCCTCGGCCTCGCGGGCGATGCGCGCGATCAGCTCGAAATTCTCCGTTCCCGATTCAGCGCCGGGAAAGCGCCAGCCCGCAGCATGATGGCCCGCTGCGAGCAAAAACAAACCCAGATGCATGTCAGTTCTTCGCTTTGCCGTCGGCTGGTGATTTGCCGCTCTTGTCGTTGAGTGCCACAGTGCCCGAACCGAACACGCTCTGCGCGATGTCATGCATTTTGCGCACGATGACGGTTGTACCCTCCGCGCCCTGCGGCACGGGATTGACCTGCACGTTGATGAGCGCTTTGTGCACCTCGGGCTCCGCAATCGCTTCGAGCACCCACTGTGTGAGCTTCTTGCGGATCGGCTCGGGCAGTCCGGCCGGAGCGGTCCAGAGGAACGATCCACCGAACGCGTTGTCCCACTGCTTGTAGCCCTGCTGCACGACGGACTGCACACCGCTCACGCCTTCGGGTGGAGCGTCGGTGCCGAAGTACGCCAGCGCCTTGAGCTTGCCGCCGCGCACGAAAGTGGTAGACAGCGGATCGATCACCAGATCGACATGCCCGCCGATCGCATCATTGATCGCTGCCGCGCTGCCCTTGTAGGGCACATGCTGCAGCTGGATGCCGGTGAGTTGCTGGAAGTACTCGCCTGCCATATGGCCCGGAGTGCCCACGCCCGAGGTACCAAGCGACACGGGATGCGCCTTCGCATATTCCACCAGCTCCTTGAGGTTCTTCGCAGGAAAGTCCGCGCGCACCGCAAACGTGGTGATGCCGTTGCCGACGTAGGCAATCGACTGGAAGGATTTGAACGGATCGAAATGCACAGGCACGAGCAGCGGCGCAATCGCGAGATTGCCGATGGAGGCGTTGAGCAGCGTGTAGCCATCGGGCTTGGCTTTGGCGACAAACTGCGCGCCAATGGTGCCCCCCGCGCCCGGCTTATAGTCAAGAATCACCGGCTGCCCGGCGCGCGCCGACACCTTCTCGGCAATCAAGCGCGCCACGTTGTCGTTCGTGCCACCCGGCGTGTAGGGTACGACCAATGTGATCGGCTTGCTGGGCCAAGCCGCGACATCGGCGGAAGGCGTGCTCGCCAACACCGCCGCAGGGCACATGACCGCCACAAGAGACATCCAACCCAAGGTGCGGCGGCGGAGATAAAGCGTGCCCGACTGACTCATTTTGATTTCCTTGTTCTTTCAGAACCATCAACAACAGAAAATCGAGTCTAAAAATCACACGCGTTTCGCGCCAATAAGCTTTGCCGCTATCCAAGCGCAGAAATCTTCTAAGAACCACCGCGCATAAGCATAAGCATCTGTGCGGTTTCAGCGCGGCGTCGCCACGGGCTCGAGCCCGGTCTCCTCGATGGTCTTGCGCGCCTCAAGCGAGGTGTAGTATTTCAGCAGCGACGCCATGCCCTGCGGATTGGTCGAGGTCCGAGCCACGCCGGCCGAGAAGAAGGTGTACTGCTGGACCGATTCGGGTATCTTTCCAACGAAGGTCGTGCCCTGGATCGGCAGCAACTCGCTGACCTGCTGCAAACCGATCTCGGCCTCACCGCGCGCGACGATGGTGCCCACGCGCTCGGTCACGATCTTGCGACTCTTGGGCATCACCTGGTCGTGGATGCCGAGCTTCTTGAGCATCTCGGCCTCGAAGTAGGTACCGCTGGCGCTGGCCGAATAGGCGATGCTTTTCGCATTGAGCAGCACGTGCTTGAACTTCTCTTCCGTGCTGATGTCTGGCACCGGTGCCCCCTTCTTCACCGACACGCCGATGGCCGAGCGAACGAGGTCGATCTGCGTGCCCTGCTTCACATAGCCTTGCGCCGCAAGTTGATCGAGCGATGTGCGCGCAAGAATCACCACATCCGCGATTTCACCCTTCTCCAGCCGATTGGGAATCGACGTGGGCGACGAACCCATCGACGAGCCCAGCACCGTCTCGACCATGATGCCGTTGGCTTTGGAGAACTCGGGCGCAAGCCGCTGGTGCGCTTCGGCAAAGCCGCCGGAGGTCATCACCCGTACCGGCTCCGCTGTGTCGCCGTCCTGCGCGTTCTGCTGCGGTGTTTGCGCGCAGCCTGCTGCGAGCGCGATGGCGGAAATGAAAAATGCGCGACGCCCGAGCAGTGCGAGAGTGGAGCGGTGGACGGGTTGGCGATGCATGCGTTGTCTCCTGAGTTCGCTTTTACAAATACTCAGCGAGTATGCAGCGCCCCATGCGCGCATCAGCCATCCAACACGCAAGAGTTTGTTAAGCCGATTCCATGGGGCCCAATCACGCAAAGTAGTGACAGATGCGTTGCCCGCGAATCTCGTGCACCGTCACCTCGATGCCGTAGAGCGCACTCAGCACGTCCTCGCGCACGACGCTCTGCGTCTCGCCGTCATGCGCCACGACTCCATCCTTCATCGCGATGATGTGGTCCGCATAGCAGCTCGCGAAGTTGATGTCGTGCAGCACCACGACCACCGTCTTTCTCTTCTCTCGCACCAGCCGCTGAAGCAGTTTCATCATCGTCACCGCATGCGCCATGTCGAGGTTGTTGAGCGGCTCGTCAAGCAGCACATAAGGCGTGTCCTGGCACAGCACCATCGCGATGTAGGCGCGCTGGCGCTGGCCACCCGAGAGCTCGTCGAGGAAGCGGTCCGCGAGCGCCTCGAGCTGCAGAAAGCGCAGCGCTTCGTCGACGTGCTGCACATCGTCCGGCGTCATGCGCCCCTTGCTGTGCGGAAAGCGGCCGAAGCCGACCAGATCTCGCACCGTAAGGCGCAGCGTGGACTGGTTGTCCTGACGAAGAATCGCGAGCACGCGGGCGAGCGCGTCGCTCGCCGTCGTCGCCACATCCAGCCCCTGCACCTGCGCGCTGCCCGAGCTCATCGGCATCAATCGGCTGATCAGCGACAGCAGCGTGCTCTTGCCCGCGCCGTTGGGACCGATGATGGCCGTGAAGCGGTTCTCGGGAATCTGCACGGACACGCCATGCAGCACCGTCGTCGCGCCATGGCGCTTGACGAGTTCGCGGGTTGCGATCATGCCTTTCCTCCGCGCATCAACAAGAAGATGAACACCAGTCCTCCGACAAATTCCACCGCCACCGAAATCGCGGAATTGAATCCCATCACACGCTCCAGAATCACCTGCCCGCCGAGCAGCATGATCACGCCCCAGAGCACCACCGCAGGCAGCACCCAGACATGGCGGCGCGTGCCCATCCATTGATAGGCCATGTTCGCCACGAGCAGGCCAAAGAAGGTCACTGGCCCGACCAGCGCGGTCGACAGCGCAACCATCGCGCAGACCACCACCAGTAACTGCAGCACCGCGCGGCGGTAGTCCACGCCCAGATTGATCGCCGCATCGCGCCCGAGCGCGAGCACGTCGAGCACATGGCGCCTATGCCAGAAGAAGACCGCACCGAGCAGCATCAACACCGCCGACGGAGGCAGCAGTGCGGTCTGCACGGTGTTGAAGTTGGCGAACATACGGTCCTGCAGCGAGTTGAACTCGTTCGGGTCGATCATGCGCATCGCAAAACTCGTGAGGCTGCGGAACAGAATGCCCACCACGATGCCGACCAGCAGCATCAAATGCAGGCTGCTCGCATTGCCCGCAAACAGCCAACGCACCAGCCACATGCTGAGCGCCACCATCAGCACCAGCTCGAGAAAAAACTTGTTGACGCCACCCAACGCCACTACGCCCGCCGAAGTGAGCAACAACACCAGCAGCGCCTGCAGGAAGAGATACAGCGCATCCAGCCCCATCACGGCAGGCGTGAGGATGGTGTTGTGCGTCACCGTCTGGAACACCACCGTGGACATGCCGAGCGCCGCCGCCACCAGCGCCATCGACAACAGTTTCGCGCCCCGGTGCTGCAGGATGAACGACCATTCGACCTCGACCGCCACGGTCATGAAGGTGACGACGGAGACCGTGGCCAGCACCAGCAGAATGGCCAACCTGAAGGCTTGCGTGCGCCAGAGGAATTGCAGCGTCGCCATCGCTCAGCCTCCCGCCAGTCGGCGCTGGCGCAGCAGGATGACGAGGAACAGCGCGCTGCCAACCACGCCCATCACCGTGCCGACGGGAATCTCGTAAGGGGCGATCAGCAGACGCCCGAGCAGATCACAGGCCATCGTCAAGCCCGCGCCCAGCACCGCGACCCAGAGCACATTGCGGCGCACGTTGTCGCCCACCACCAGACGCACGATGTTGGGCACGATCAGGCCCACGAACGGAATGCCGCCGACGGTGACCACCACACACGCAGTGACCAGCGCCACCACCAGCAGCCCCTGCCACACCAGCGCGCGGTAGTTCAATCCGAGATTGGTCGCGAACGATTCGCCGAGCCCCACCACCGTGAAACGGTCCGCCGCGAAGCACGCGACGATGGTGACCGCCAGCGACAGCCAGAGCATTTCGTAGCGGCCATCGACGATGGTCGAGAAGTCGCCGTTGGACCATGCGCGCAGCACCTGGATCATGTCGAACTGGTAAGCGACGAAGGTGGTGACGGCCTCGATCACGCCCGCCAGAATCAGGCCGACCAGCGGCACGATCCACGCCGAGCGCAAACGGATACGCGACAGCACCGCCAGAAACAGCGCACTGCCCGCAAGCGCGAACAGCGCCGCCACGCCCATCTTGGCGAGCACCGGCAGTTGCGGCGCGAAGAGCATCGTCACCATCATGCCGAGCGTCGCGGATTCCACCGTACCGACGGTCGACGGCTCGACGAAATGGTTGCGTGCCAGCATCTGCATGAGCAGCCCCGCGACCGCCATCGCCGAGCCCGCGAGCAGCAGCGCGAGCGTGCGCGGAACGCGGCTGAACAAGAGCACCTGCGCGACCAGATCATCGTCGCTGTCGGACCACAGCGTGTCCCACGACACATCGCTCACGCCCACCGCGAGACTCGCCAGCGCCAAAGCAAAAAGGGCCGCGAGGGCCCCGGTCCAGGCGAGCGCATTCACACGCGTCGCAGCCCCATCACATGGCCGGTGCAAACGCATCGGACAGCTGCTTGAGGTTTTCCTTGATCGCAGTAGGGCCCGCGTTGGAGAGCACGTACCAGTTGGTCGCGTTCAGATAGACGACCTGCTTGTTGCGCCAGGCCTTGGTGGCATGCACCAGCTTGTTGTCCAGCAGCTTCTCGGCGGATGCGCCCTCGCGGCCAATCGCCGCATCGCGGTCGAGCACCAGCAGCCAGTCAGGATTGGTTTTGAGCAGGTATTCGAACGACACCGCCTGCCCGTGCTTGGACACTTCGATCTTGTCCTTGACCGGCGTGGCGCCGAAGGTGCTGTAGAGCATGTCGAAGCGCGAGCCGGGGCCGTAGACGCTCATCTTGCCGCCGTTGGTCATCACGAACAGCATCGAGCCCTTGCCGGTCGCCTTGGTCTTCACGTTGGCGATCTCCTGCTCGATGTTCCTGATCTCCAGCTCGCCCTTCTCAGGCACACCGTAGGCCGCCGCAATCGCGCGGATGTTGCGGAAGACCTGCGGCATCTGGTTGCCGTCGCCGAT includes:
- the ubiA gene encoding 4-hydroxybenzoate octaprenyltransferase: MSAVAPRSRLSLYLDLVRFNRPAGWLVLVWPTLVALWVAADGFPGWHLLIVFVLGTVLMRSAGCCINDIADRDFDRHVKRTQARPITSGAVSVFEASVLGAVLALISLGLVLTTRWEAVAWSVPAVLFTILYPFTKRFFAMPQAFLGIAFNFGIVIAFAAVVGEVPLTAWLLWTANMFMVLAYDTEYAMVDRDDDLKIGMKTSAITLGRFDVAGIMLFFALCWGLTVVAIAPYHLGWPFWLGMAAAAAQMVWHYTLIRNRTREGCFTAFSKSHWMGVSIFVGTVLGFALR
- a CDS encoding LysR substrate-binding domain-containing protein, with protein sequence MTLTELKYIVAVAREKHFGRAADACYVSQPTLSVAVKKLEDELEIKLFERSAGDVSVTPLGEQIVRQAQSVLEQAAAIKEIAKRGKDPLAGALTLGVIYTVGPYLLPELVRHAIARTPQMPLMLQENFTAKLLEMLRTGEIDCAIMAEPFPDTGLALAPLYDEPFMAAVPATHPLAEKPYVSASELKNETMLLLGAGHCFRDHVLEVCPEFARYASNSEGIRRTFEGSSLETIKHMVSAGMGVTLVPRLSVPRDALITTSRRRKSDDAHIRYLPIKEEDGGGPPMRRVVLAWRRSFTRYEAIAALRNAVFACELPGVTRLS
- the recG gene encoding ATP-dependent DNA helicase RecG; translation: MPASSSSPSSSSSPKKAELSVPQKAMHKLGLVRDIDLALHLPHRYEDETRITPIRNARDGESVQVEGVVVSSEIQMRPRRQLVVRLDDGTGECELRFFSFYPSHQKTMAVGECIRARGEVKGGFWGRQMLHPVFRKAEGELPAALTPVYPTVAQLPQAYLRRAVAGGLRRAELSETLGPNLPPAPVALRGAKGFEPLWSLRDSLFFLHHPTPDVALTTLEDHTHPAWQRLKAEELLAQQLSQLTAKRERARLRSPQLIPTPDASALHERLQAVLPFDLTAAQRRVCEEIFGDLAKATPMHRLLQGDVGSGKTVVAAMAAAICMDAGWQCALMAPTEILAEQHFSKLIGWIEPLLASRGKRVAWLAGGQKKKERMQMLSMIESGEAALVVGTHAVIQDQVQFKNLALAVIDEQHRFGVAQRLALRQKLKDLGMEPHMLMMSATPIPRTLAMSYFADLDVSTIDELPPGRTPIVTKVISDSRKDQVIERIALQVAAGRQVYWVCPLIEESEALDLSNATATHVDLSEALPGVAVGLLHSRMPAIEKKNVMGEFKGGTMSVLVSTTVIEVGVDVPNASLMVIEHAERFGLSQLHQLRGRVGRGAAASACVLLYSTGETGRLAQTARERLKAMAETNDGFEIARRDLEIRGPGELLGARQSGDALLRFADLSIDAELLSWARNAAPQMLDEYPVLSERHVARWLGSKSDFLKA
- the queA gene encoding tRNA preQ1(34) S-adenosylmethionine ribosyltransferase-isomerase QueA encodes the protein MSHISSSSLPAEASATASRREFNLSDFDFDLPEPLIAQHPTAVRSASRLLDGRLGEPVDRIFNELPDLLAPGDLLVFNDTRVLKARLFGEKESGGKLEILVERVLQDNEVVAHMRVSKKPLIGGRMHLCGGLANGGFDAVLLGRWPDENGPLFHVAFTGPNGETPYELMEQHGHLPLPPYIERHQNTDEDPDEAEDAERYQTVFAANPGAVAAPTAALHFDESVLERLAARGVERASVTLHVGAGTFQPVKTENLAEHVMHSEWYSIPMSTLAALERTRQRGGRIVAVGTTTVRTLESWAKSGNLTGDTNIFITPGFEYQVVDMLVTNFHLPKSTLMMLVSAFAGYEHIMSLYKHAIAQQYRFFSYGDSMLLARKRD
- a CDS encoding LLM class flavin-dependent oxidoreductase, with the translated sequence MHLGLFLLAAGHHAAGWRFPGAESGTENFELIARIAREAEAAKFDMVFFGDRLVTSKDAHPSMITRPDPLVVLSALAVQTSRIGLAATASTTYSDPFTLARSLASVDLLSKGRAAWNIVTTVQDGSGNFSRTLHPESSERYAIAEEFVQLVKGLWRSWDADPYVRDKEGGVYIDTDKLHELNHAGYYFQVKGPLNVTRSRQGEPVLIQAGSSGPGQRLGARHGEVIFTAQQDLAAAQEFYGELKRQVGEAGRDPSQVKVMPGLMPIVGRTAAEARDKLALLQSFTDQSKAHHMLSVELDFDLSGADLDAPVPDLPLGDGGFSRRKLLLKIAKEQRLTLRELYHHVASSRGHQVFAGTAEQIADHMQHWVNQGAADGFNIMPAYFPSGFEEFTREVVPILQERGQFRRDYTGQTLREHLGLAQSA
- a CDS encoding tripartite tricarboxylate transporter substrate binding protein, which translates into the protein MSQSGTLYLRRRTLGWMSLVAVMCPAAVLASTPSADVAAWPSKPITLVVPYTPGGTNDNVARLIAEKVSARAGQPVILDYKPGAGGTIGAQFVAKAKPDGYTLLNASIGNLAIAPLLVPVHFDPFKSFQSIAYVGNGITTFAVRADFPAKNLKELVEYAKAHPVSLGTSGVGTPGHMAGEYFQQLTGIQLQHVPYKGSAAAINDAIGGHVDLVIDPLSTTFVRGGKLKALAYFGTDAPPEGVSGVQSVVQQGYKQWDNAFGGSFLWTAPAGLPEPIRKKLTQWVLEAIAEPEVHKALINVQVNPVPQGAEGTTVIVRKMHDIAQSVFGSGTVALNDKSGKSPADGKAKN
- a CDS encoding substrate-binding domain-containing protein; this encodes MHRQPVHRSTLALLGRRAFFISAIALAAGCAQTPQQNAQDGDTAEPVRVMTSGGFAEAHQRLAPEFSKANGIMVETVLGSSMGSSPTSIPNRLEKGEIADVVILARTSLDQLAAQGYVKQGTQIDLVRSAIGVSVKKGAPVPDISTEEKFKHVLLNAKSIAYSASASGTYFEAEMLKKLGIHDQVMPKSRKIVTERVGTIVARGEAEIGLQQVSELLPIQGTTFVGKIPESVQQYTFFSAGVARTSTNPQGMASLLKYYTSLEARKTIEETGLEPVATPR